Within the Dechloromonas denitrificans genome, the region AAGCGTCCGGTCCCCGAATACATCTATCCCATCGCCAAGAGCGAGCTGTACGGTTACGACGCCATGCGCGTCGAAGCCGAGCCGCTGGCCGCCTGAGGAATCGACATGAGCACCACCATTGAAAAACAACACGCCGTTTCGATCATCGTCAATCACGACAAATGCATCGCCGACAAGGGCTGCCGCATCTGCATCGACGTCTGCCCGACCGATATCCTGATCCTCGACGCCGGCGACGGCAAGGTCAAGATGGCCTACGACGAGTGCTGGTATTGCCTGCCTTGCGAGCACGATTGCCCGACCAAGGCGATCAAGGTCGAAATCCCCTATCTGTTGCGCTGAGGCGAAGATGAGCACCATCGATCTCGACCCCGAAGTCGAAGCCGTCTTGCCGTTGCTCAATGATCCCGATCCGGCTGTGCGCCGGGTCGGCCTGTTGCAGATCGCCGATTTTGCCGACGAGTCGCCGCAACTGTTCGTGGCGGCGACCGGCGATGTCGATGCCGGCGTCCGTCTGGACGCCGCCCGGGCGCTGGAAGGCAATGCCGATCCGGCGGCAGTCCGGGCGCTGGCCGGATTGTTGACAGACGCCGATCAGGAAGTCGTCGCTGCCGCCGCCGAATCGCTCGGCGAAATCCTCGATCCGGCCGCCGGGCCGGTGCTGATCGACTTGCTCGGCCAGGCCGTCGGCGAGGCGAGGGCCGCCTTGCTTGCCGCCCTGCGCAAATTGCGCCAGCCCGGCGCGTTGGCGCAGGCTCTGGCTTTATCCGAAGACGCCTCGAGCAATGTCCGCCGCGAAGCGGTCGGCGTGCTGGCTTATTTGAAAGACCCGGCAGCCCTGCCGGCCCTGGAGCGGCGTGTTGAAAACGACGGCGATCCGGAAGTCCGTCGCATCGCCGTCGGTGCCCTGTCGTTTGCCGGCGATGCTGCGGTGCTGCCCGTCCTCGGGCGGGCACTGCGGGACAGCGACTGGCAGGTCCGTCAGGAGGCGGCCGTGACGCTCGGCAAGCTGCTTCGGCCGGAGTCCGTCGCCATGCTGATTGCGGCGCTCGACGACCCGGCCTGGGAGGTCAGGCTGAAAGCGGCCAACGTCCTCGGCAAGCTGAAAGCCACCACCGCGCTGCCGGCGCTGATTGGCGCGCTGGCGCATCCGGTCAGCAACCTGCGCAAGGAGGCTGCCGGCGCGCTGGGGGCGATTGGCGACCGGGCGGCAATTCCGGCCCTGCAAAAAACCGCAACTGAAGACCGCGATATCGATGTGAGCAAAACGGCCCGCCGGGCTCTGGAAGCGCTTCAGTCATAAATCCCCGATGACGCGCCCGCCAGCCTTTCCCCTAGCCGAATTTCGACAGCAATCGGGGAACTCGGCCGAGGGCTGGCTGCAACGGCTCGGCAACACCTTGCAGCAGCGGCAGGATGTGATCCGGTGCATCCAGTGGGTGTTTGTCGGCGCCTATTATTTTCTGCTCGTCGTCCCGGCTGTCCTGCCGCAGCCGACCGGTCGCGCCGAGGTTTTTTCCTCTCTGGCCGGGTGGGCCGAAATCATTTTTTGGGGTGTCTGGTGGCCGGGCGTCATTCTCGGCACGATGCTGTTCGGGCAATTCTGGTGCGGCGTTTTCTGTCCGGACGGCGCGTTGAGCGAGTTGGTCAGCCGGCATGGTCGAGGCGGCAAGATCCCCGCCTGGGTTCGCTGGGGCGGCTGGCCTCTGCTCGGCTTTTCGCTGATCGTGACTTACGAGCATCTGGTCAACGCCTATCAGGCGCCGCGGGCCATTCTCCTGTCGCTCGGCGGGGCCTCCCTGCTGGCCCTGCTTTGCGGCTATTTCCTGGGGCGCGGCAAACGGGTCTGGTGTCGCTATCTATGCCCGGTGAGCAGCATCTTTTCGCTACTGGCCCGTTGCGCAATCTTTCACTTCAAGGTCGACCGGCAAGCGTGGGATGCCGCGCCCAAACCCTTGCCGCGCACCGTCGATTGTCCGCCGCTGCTCGATGTCCGGCGCCTGCGCAGCAACGAAAAGTGCAGCATGTGTGGCCGCTGCAGCGGGCATCGCAACGCCGTCGTGCTGTCTTGTCGGGCGCCAGGCCGAGAAGTCATCAGCCTTGATCCGGCCGATATTCGTCTGGCTGATGCATTTGCCATTTGCGCGGTATTGATTGGCCTTTGCTACGGCTTGGCGCACGGCAGCGATGGCCTGGTTGCCGGTATCTTGCAGCCGGCCGGGTGGTTCGGTAATGGCCTTGCTCTTCTTGGCAGCTTGCTGACCGCCTTGCTGATTGGCGGCACCGTTGCCTTGATGCTCTGGGTGTCCGGCGGGCGGCGCGCCATCGTTGCCTGCCATCTGGCCTATAGCCTGATTCCGCTAGCCGGTTGCGGGGTGTTTCTCGGTGCCTTGGAGCATGCCTTCCTGTTGCTCAAGGAGGCTGATTTTTCAATTGCTTTCTGGGCCGAGGGGATCCGTCTATGCGTCGTCCTCGGGGGGGCGGTATGGTCCTGGTTATTGGGCAAGCTGATCCTGCAGCGCTGGTATTCGCACAAGGCCAGCTGGTACCGGGTTGCCCATGGCTCGCTGTTGCTGTTTCTCTCGATGCTCTATCAATTCACTCCTTGATCTTGGCGACAGTCGTCATTGCTTGCTCCCGAAGGAATGGCCGGTAGATGCGATATACCGGCCACCGAACAGGATCGTTTCCGGGCCGTCTTACTCAGGCGGCGGCCAGCGTCGGGTAATCGGTGAGGCCGTGCGCGCCGCCACCAAACAGCGTTGCGCGGTCGGGCGCGGCGAGCGGCGCGCCATGACGCAGCCTTTCGGTCAGGTCGGGGTTGGCGACGAAGGGGCGGCCGAAGGCGATCAGGTCGGCCCAGCCTTCGCTTAGTGCGGCGCGGGCCCGTTCGGCGGTGTATTTGCCGGCGTAGATCAACGTCCCGGGGAAGGCTGCACGCAGTTGCCGCTTGAATTCGACCGGCATGTGCGGCGCGTCGTCCCAGTCGGCTTCGGCGATGTGGATGTAGGCCACGCCGATTTCGCCGAGCAGTCGGGCGGCGGCCAGGTAGGTGCTTTCCGGGTCGGCATCGACGCAGCCGTTGAGCGTGGTCAATGGCGCGAGACGAATCCCGACGCGGCTCTTGTCGCCGGTCCCTTCAACCAGCGCGCCGGCCACTTCGCCGAGGAAGCGCAGGCGGTTTTCCAGCGAACCGCCGTATTCATCGGTCCGCGCGTTGGCATTGGAGTCGATGAACTGGTTGACCAGATAGCCGTTTGCCGCGTGCAGCTCGACGCCGTCGAAACCGGCTTCGAGCGCCTGGCGCGCCGCCTGGCGAAACTGGCCGATGATTTCCTGGATTTCCGCGACCGACAGCGCCCGTGGCTGCGAGGCCTGGACGAAGGCCGGTTGGCCATCCGCTTCGGCGATGAAGACATTGACACCGGCCGCCTGGATCGCCGACGAAGAAACCGGTGATTGGCCGTCGAGCAGGCTGCAGTGGCTCAGCCGGCCGACGTGCCAGAGCTGGGCAAAAATCCGCCCGCCGGCGGCGTGCACCGCGTCGGTCACCTGGCGCCAGCCGGCGATCTGGGCCGGCGTGTGGATGCCCGGCGTCCAGGCGTAGCCCTTGCCGAGCGGCGAAATCCAGGTGCCCTCGCTGACGATCAGGCCGGCACTGGCGCGCTGTGCGTAATACTCGGCCATCAGCGCGGTCGGCACGTCGCCCGGCTGGGCGGCGCGCGAGCGGGTCATCGGCGGCATCACGATACGATTGGGCAGGGCCAGGCGGCCGAGCGTCAGCGGTTGAAACAACGGGTCGTCAGACATGGCAGATCTCCGAAACTGGCGCAGCGGCGCCGGTGGAATGAAAAAGGGGTAACAGGTGTTCGGTGAATTGAGGCAACGGTTCGCTCAGTCCCATTCCGGGGCCAGGCCCTTGGGGTCGATTTCGCGGCCGTTGCGCTCAAGGGCGGCAATCTTCGCCAGATCGCCGGCGTCGAGCTGCAGATCGCGGGCGAGCAGGTTGCTGGCCAGGTTTTGACGCTTGGTGGACGACGGGATCACCGCGTAGCCGAGTTGCAGCGCCCAGGCCAGCGCAACCTGCGCCGGGGTGGCCTGGTGCTTGGCGGCAATTGCGTGGAGCACCGGATCCTCGAGCACCTTGCCATAGGCCAGGGTCATGTACGAGGTAACGGCGATGCCCTGTTCCTTGAGAAAGGCCGCCAGTTTGCGGTTTTGCAGGTAAGGGCTGAGCTCGATCTGGTTGGTGGCGATGGCATCCCTGCCGACCACCGCGATGGCCTGCCGGGTCAATTCGATATTGAAGTTGGAAATGCCGATTTGGCGGGTCAGGCCGAGCGCCTTGGCTTCGGCCAGCGCGGCCATGTACTCGGGCAGTCCGACCGGGCCGCCCGGCGCCGGCCAGTGGATCAGGGTCAGATCGACGTAGTCGGTACGCAGCTTGTGCAGGCTGTCGCGCAGGCTCGGCAGCAGCTTGTCTTTGGCGTAGTTGTCCCGCCAGATCTTGGTGGTGATGAACAGTTGATCGCGCGCCACGCTGCTCTCGGCAATGGCCTGGCCGACCTCGGCTTCGTTGCCGTAGATCTGGGCGGTATCGACGGCGCGATAGCCGAGATCGAGCGCGTTGCGTACCGAGTCGATGACGGTCTGGCCAGTCAGGCGGAAGGTGCCGACGCCGAAGGATGGAATGTTCATGGGATGACTCCTGTAAAAGTAAGGAAGAGAAATCGGGCGATCAGGCTTCGGCCGGCCGCAGTACGGGCACGCCGCCGTCGTCCAGGCGTCCGCTCAGCACCGTCAGGCCGAAGGCGCCGAGCGTCACCAGCGCGGCGATCCACGACGTATGCCCCAGGCCAAGATGACCGACGACCAGCGAACCGACCCAGGAACCGCCCGCCACGCCGATGTTGAAGGCGGCGATGTTGAACCCCGCGGCGACATCGACAGCGTCCGGCGCGACCTTTTCGGCTTGCTGCACCACGTACACCTGCAGGGCCGGCACGTTGCCAAAGGCCACCGCACCCCAGGCTAACACGGTCAGCACGACCAGCCACTGGTGCGGCGCGGTGAAGGTCAGCACCAGCAGCACGGCGGCGAGCAGCAGGAAGATGGTCTTCAGGGCGGCGACCGCACCCAGGCGGTCGGCCAGGCGGCCGCCCCAGACGTTGCCGATGGCGACCGAAACGCCGTAGGCGAGCAGCACCACGCCGACCATCTCCGGCGTGAAGCCGGCGATATCCTGCAGGATGGGCGCCAGGAAGGTGAAGGCGATCAGCGAACCGCCGTAGCCCACCGCGGTCATCGCATAGACCAACAGCAGGCGCGGTTGCAGCAGTACGCGCATTTGCCGCAGCAGCGGGGCCGGCGGCGTATGGGCGATCGACTTCGGGACGAAGGCCCAGGCACCGAGCAAGGCCAGCAGCCCGAAGGCCGATACGGCGAGGAAGGTGGCCGGCCAGCCGAAGCGCTGGCCGATGAAGGTGCCGAGCGGAATGCTGGTGACGAAGGCCACGGTCATGCCGCTGAACATCGTGGCGATGGCGCTCGCCGCCTTTTCCCGCGGCACCAGGCCGGTCGCGATGATCGAGCCGACCGAGAAAAAGACGCCGTGCGCCAGCCCGGTCAGCACGCGCGCCGTGATCAAGGTGCCGTAGCCGGGCGCCTGCCAGGCGATCAGGTTGCCCACGGTGAACAGCGCCATCAGGCCGAGCAGCAACGGTTTGCGCGGCACCTTGCCGGTCAGCGCGGTGAGCAGCGGCGCACTGACGGCGACGCTCAGCGCATACAGGCTGACCAGCAGGCCGGCCGAGGGCAGGGTGATGCCGAGGTCGGCGGCGATGGTCGGGATCAAGCCGACGATGACGAACTCGGTGGTGCCGATGGCGAAGGCGGCCAGAGTCAAGGCAAGTAGTGCGGGGGGCATGGTGGCGCTCCAGGGGCTAAGGAATGAAGCGCAGTGTGCCGGCTTTACTTTTGTCGATAAAGCCGCGTATAAACAAAATATTATTGATTAAAAATCAAATATGAAAACCACCCTCGATGAAATGCAGGCCTTCGTCGCCGTTGTCGACCAGGGATCGATCACCGCCGGTGCGGAAGAGGTCGGGCTGACCGTCTCGGCGACCAGCCGCACCCTGGGCCGGCTGGAAGAAAAGCTGCAGACCACGCTGCTGCGGCGCACCACGCGGCGCCTGGAACTGACCGAGGAGGGGGCGGTCTTCCTGGAAAATGCCCGGGCCATCCTCGCCTCCGTGGACGCCGCCGAGGAACAGTTGGCGGCGCGCCGGATGCACCCGGTCGGGCGCCTGCGGGTCGATGCCGCCACGCCGTTCATGCTGCATGTGATCGTTCCGCTGCTCGCCGGGTTTTACGCCCGTTACCCGCAAGTCGAGCTGGAGTTGAACTCCAACGAAGGCTTTACCGACTTGCTCGAAAAGCGCACCGACGTCGCATTCCGCATCGGCGCGCTGAAGGATTCGACGCTGCATGCCCGCCCGGTCGGCAGCAGCCGTTTGCGCCTGCTCGCCAGCCCGGCTTACCTGCAACGGCACGGCGCCCCGACGACGCCGGCCGAACTGGCCGGGCATGTGCTGCTCGGCTTCAACCAGCCCGATTCGCTGAACGACTGGCCGCTGCGCAACGACGACGGCACTACCCTGCGCATCAAGCCGACGATTGCCTCATCGAGCGGCGAGACGCTCCGGCAGATCGCCCTGGCCGGCCTCGGCATCGTCTGCCTGTCGGACTTCATGACGCGCCACGATCAAAAAGACGGGCAATTGCTGCCCCTGTTCGCCGGGCAGGCCCTTGACGTGCGCCAGCCGATCAACGCCGTTTACTATCGCAATACGGCGCTCGCTTCGCGTATCACCTGTTTTGTCGATCACGTGATCGACGCACTGGGCAAAGATCCGTTCGACGTTTGAGGCCGTTCGCCGGGTCGGCCGATCAGGTCGGCGGGGCATCGGGCAGCGCCGAGACCAGCACCTTGTCGACCCGGTTGCCATCCATGTCCATCACCTCGAAGCGCCAGCCTTCGGCGCTGAAGTGATCGGCCGGCGATGGAATGCGGCCCAGGGTGTGCATGATGAAACCGCCCAGCGTGTGAAAGCCGCGCTCGTCTTCGCCCGGCAGATCGTCGTCGATGTCGAGGACGGATTTCAGGCGCTCGACGCCGACGTCGCCATCGACCAGCCAGGAACCATCCTCGCGCTGCACCATGTCGCGATCCTCCGGCGCTTCGGGCACCGACAGCTCGCCGACGATCGACGCGAGAACGTCGGTCAGCGTGACCAGGCCTTGCACGTCGCCGTACTCATCGACGATCAAGGCGAACTGCAGGCGGGCGCCGCGGAAATTTTCCAGCAGTTGCGTGGTGGTGACCGTTTCCGGCACGTATAGCGGCGGATGCAGGACCGATTCGATGTCGTCCGTCGTGATGCAGTGGCCGGGTAGGGCTTTCTTCAGCAGATCGCCGGTTTGCAGGATGCCGAGGATGTTGTCCAGGCCGTCGCGGCAGACCACCAGCCGGGAGTATGCGGTGCCGACGATGCGTTGGCGGACGGTTTCCGCGTCTTCGTCGAGGTCGATCACGAACATCTCGCGACGCGGCGTCATGATCGCGGCGATCCGCTGTTCGTCGAGGCGCAGCACGTTGGAAACCAGTTCCTGCTCGCTCTCGTGAAAGACCCCGGCCTCGGCGCCCTGTTCCATCAGCACGTTGATTTCGTCGTTGGTGACCGGCTGCTCTTCCTTCGGGCGGGTGCCGAGGATGCGCAGGATGGCGGTACAGGAACCGGAGAGGATCACCACCAGCGGATGGGTAAGCCGGGCCAGCATGATCATCGGTCGGGCGATCAGCGAGGCGATGCCTTCCGGGGCGAGCATCGCCAGGCGTTTCGGCACCAGTTCGCCGACCACCACGGAAACGTAGGTCAGACCGACCACGGTGATCGTCAAGGCGATGGTTCTGGCGTAGGGCGCGAGAATCGGCAGACCGGCCAACCAAGCGGTCAGGGGATCGGCCACCGCCGCTTCGCCGATGGCGCCGCTGAGGATGCCGACCGAGGTGATGCCGACTTGGATGGTCGAAAAGAAACTGGCGGGTTCCTGGTGCAGGGTGAGCGCCGCCTGGGCGCCCAAACTGCCGTCATCGGCCAGATTCTGCAGTCTGGACTTGCGGGACGAAACGACGGCGATCTCGGACATGGCAAATATGCCGTTTACGAGAATGAGGAGAAAAATCAGCGCTAGATCCATGCGGGAAGTCGCCCGTTACCGGACAGGTATGCGACTTCGGTGTTGAGATGGTCTGGATTGTAGCAGGCCGATAATGCCAATCCGGCAGGGTGGCATCTGCCGCGATCCGCCGATCGATCGGCAGGGCTGCGCGCTATCTCTCTTTCGTTGGGCCGAGGCGCGGTGCGGAGCGAAAAAAATGCCCGAAACGGGCTGGCCGTGCCGGGCAAAGTACTGGGAGCATTCGTTTCAGGGGGGACGAATACTTGTCGTCATCGTCTCTCATTTCCCGATTTCGCTCTGTCTGATAGCGCACACAAGGGCAGGATTGCGCGGTCGATCGGCTCGGCCGCTGGCCGGCTCTGCGCACCAGCACCGTCCGGTCGCCACCGGCACGCCTGGTCCTGGTCCGCGCCTTTTCGGCCCGTAGAAACGCCTCCTCCGGCGACTTTTTCGGGCCGCCGCTCGGCAAATGCCCGGGCCGCCGCCTTTCAGATCAGCGATGTCGCGAGGCCGGCCGAGCGGGCGGCCGGGGCATCGAGCAGCAAACAGGCATGGCTGCTTGTCGCGCGGGCGATGGGCAGTTGCTCGCCTTGCTGCCAAACGGCCACGGCCGCCGCTTTTTCGCTACCGCTGACCAGGACCAGCTGCCGGCGGCTGGCGCGCAGGGTGTGAAAGTTGAGGCTGACGCGCTCGGCCGGCGGTTTCGGCGCTTCGTGCACGGCAATCACTGGCGCGTCGTCGTCTGCGGTGCCGGGAAACAGGCCGGCGGTATGGCCGTCTTCGCCCATGCCGAGCAGCACCAGATCGAACGGCTGGCGGTCGCCGATCAGCCGGGCATAGATCGCTGCCGCCGCAGCGCCCCCTCGTTCGGCCGGAATCGGGTGAATCTGCCCGGGCGGGATCGGCACTTCGGCCAGCCAGGCGCGTTGGGCCTGGCCGGAGTTTCTCTGCGGATGGTCGGCCGGCAGGCAGCGTTCGTCGCCCCAGTAAATTTCCCAGGCGGCCCACTGCTGCCGGGTCGTGGCCAGCCGTCGATAGGTCCGGTTGGGCGTGTTGCCGCCGGCCAGCACCAGGCGAAAGACGCCGCGCTGCTGGATGGCCTCCTGCGCCGCGTCGCCGATCAGCCGGCAGGCCGTGCTGGCCAGCGCTTCGGGATCGGCGAGGATGCGGGTGTCGACCGGCAGCATCACGCTTCGCCGTCGGCCTTGCCGTTGCAGCCGAGGTCTTGCCGCCATTCCTGGTCGGCCCGGCCGAAGATCTGCCCGGCCGCCTTCGGCCCCCAGCTGCCCACCGGGTATTGCAGCGGCGGCTGCTCGTCCTCCTCCCAGGCGCGCATCACCGGATCGACGACATTCCAGGCCGCCTTGACTTCGTCGTAGCGCAGGAACAGCGAGCGGTTGCCTTCGATGACATCGAGCAGCAAATCCTCGTAGGCGTCGGCCTTGCGCTCGCCGGGGTTGCCGACGGTGGCGTCCATGACGATCTGGCGGGTACGTGTTTCGGCGCCCGGCACCTTGGCGGAAATTTCGATCTGCACGACATCGTCCGGCTGAATGCCGATCAGCAACCAGTTGGGATGGACGCTGGCCGCGCCGGTGCCTTGAAAGAGCTGCATCGGCGGCTCGCGGAAACGGACGGCGACCATCGAACGGCGCTCTTTCAGGCACTTGCCGGTGCGCAGGTAGAAGGGCACGTCGCGCCAGCGCCAGTTGTCGATATGGAGCTTGAGCGCCGCGTAGGTTTCGGTATGGCTGCCCGGGGTGATGCCGGCTTCCTGGTGGTAGCCGGCGTACTGGGCGCGCACCGCGTGGCTGGCCAGTTGCGTCACGTCCACCGGGCGGATCGAGCGCAGCACCTTGACCTTTTCATCGCGCAGCGACTCGGCTTCGAGCGAAACCGGCGGTTCCATGGCGAGCAGGGCGAGCACCTGCAGCAGGTGGCTCTGGATCATGTCGCGCGTCGCCCCGCCGTGCCGGTCGTAATAGCTGGCGCGTCCGTCGACGCCGACGGTTTCGGCATGGGTGATTTGCACGTGGTCGATGTAATGGCGGTTCCACAGCGGTTCCAGGATCATGTTGGCGAAGCGCAGGACCAGCAGGTTCTGCACCGACTCCTTGCCGACGTAATGATCGATCCGGTAAATCTGCTCTTCGCCGAGATGCGTATTCAGTTCGTGCTGAAGGTCGCGGGCCGATTGCAGGTCGTGGCCGAAGGGCTTTTCGACGACCACCCGGCGCCAGCCGTTGTCTTCGGCGAGCAGGCCGGCCGTGGCCAGCCCGACGGTCACCGGGACATACAGCTCGGGGCTGACCGAGAGGTAGAAGATGACGTTGCGGGCGCATTCGCCGCTCCCCACCCAGCCGGCCAGCGTCTGGTAGAAGGCGGCATCCTGCAGGCTACCGGGCAGATAGTCGAGGCGCATGATGAACTCGTCCAGGCAGTTCGGCGCAACGCTGGCGGTCGTCGCCAGCAACTGCCGCACGGCATCGCGCCAGCCGGCGCGGTCATGCGGCGTCCGGCCGCAGCCGAGGATCTTGACGTCGGGTGCCAGGTAGCCGAGGCAGTGCAGCTGGTAGAGCGCCGGCAGCAATTTGACCGTCGCCAGATTGCCGGTCGCCCCGAAAATCACGTAGGCGTGCGACTCGGTGGTGCAGCTCATGGCAGCTTCTCCTCGCCGCCGTCGCCCTGCCAGCGGGTATGGAAGTTTTCCGAGCCGTCACGGTCGGTGCGCTGATAGGCGTGGGCGCCGAAGAGGTCGCGCTGCGCCTGCAGGATGTTGGCCGAGCCGTTGGCGCAGCGGTAGCCGTCGTAGAAGGCGAGGGCCGAGGCGAGGGCCGGGGCGGCGACGCCGCTGCCGACGGCAAGCATCACGGCCTGCCGCCAGCCGGCTTCGACGGCCTTGATCTCGGCGACGAAAAACGGGTCCTGCAGCAGGCTGGGCGGCACCGGCTGGCGCGCGAAGCTGGTCTTGATGTCGGCGAGAAAGCGGCTGCGGATGATGCAGCCGGCGCGCCAGAGTTGCGCGATGTCGCCATAGGGCAGCACCCAGCCCTCGCCTTCGGCAGCGGCCTGGAGCAGCATAAAGCCCTGGGTGTAGGAGACCAGCTTGGCCGCATACAGCGCGTCGTGCAGCGCCGCCAGGCTGGCGGCGCGAACCGTTTCCGGGAGCCGCGCCGGGGGGCTGCCGAGCAGGGCCGCGGCGGCGACCCGTTCGGCCTTGCGGGCCGACAGCATGCGGGCCTGCACGGCCTCGCCGATCAGGGTCAGCGGCACGGCGCGGTCGAGGGCGTCCTGCGCCGTCCAGACACCGGTGCCTTTCTGCCCGGCCCGGTCGAGGATATGGTCGACCAGCGGGCTGCCGTCGCTATCGCGCTGGCGCAGGATGTGGCTGGTGATTTCGATCAGGTAGGATTCGAGGCGGCCGGCGTTCCACTCGGCAAACGTCTCGGCCATCGCCGCATGGCTCATACCGAGGGCGTGTTGCATCAGGTGGCAGACCTCGGCGATCAGCTGCATATCGCCGTATTCGATGCCGTTATGGACCATCTTGACGTAATGGCCGGCGCCGCCGTCGCCCAGCCACTGGCAGCAGGGCTCGCCATCGACCGTTGCGGCAATCGCCTGAAGCATCGGGCGGATGGTCGGCCAGGCCGCCGCCGCGCCGCCCGGCATCAGTGACGGACCGTGGCGGGCACCGGCCTCGCCGCCGGAAACGCCCAGGCCGACGAAATGAATGCCTTTGCCGGCCAGCTCGCTGCACCGGCGCTGGCTGTCGCGGTAATTGGAGTTGCCGCCGTCGATCACGATGTCGCCCGGTTCGAGCAGCGGCTGCAGTTGTCCGATCACCGCCTCGACCGCCGGCCCGGCGGTGACCATCAGCAGGATGATGCGCGGCCTGGCCAGTTGGCTGACCAGTTGCTGCGGGCTGTCGGCCGCGGCG harbors:
- the zwf gene encoding glucose-6-phosphate dehydrogenase, with amino-acid sequence MSCTTESHAYVIFGATGNLATVKLLPALYQLHCLGYLAPDVKILGCGRTPHDRAGWRDAVRQLLATTASVAPNCLDEFIMRLDYLPGSLQDAAFYQTLAGWVGSGECARNVIFYLSVSPELYVPVTVGLATAGLLAEDNGWRRVVVEKPFGHDLQSARDLQHELNTHLGEEQIYRIDHYVGKESVQNLLVLRFANMILEPLWNRHYIDHVQITHAETVGVDGRASYYDRHGGATRDMIQSHLLQVLALLAMEPPVSLEAESLRDEKVKVLRSIRPVDVTQLASHAVRAQYAGYHQEAGITPGSHTETYAALKLHIDNWRWRDVPFYLRTGKCLKERRSMVAVRFREPPMQLFQGTGAASVHPNWLLIGIQPDDVVQIEISAKVPGAETRTRQIVMDATVGNPGERKADAYEDLLLDVIEGNRSLFLRYDEVKAAWNVVDPVMRAWEEDEQPPLQYPVGSWGPKAAGQIFGRADQEWRQDLGCNGKADGEA
- the gnd gene encoding decarboxylating NADP(+)-dependent phosphogluconate dehydrogenase — its product is MSRADIGVIGLGVMGANLALNLSDKGFRLGVYNRTATVTSEFVAAHGTGRAIAAADSPQQLVSQLARPRIILLMVTAGPAVEAVIGQLQPLLEPGDIVIDGGNSNYRDSQRRCSELAGKGIHFVGLGVSGGEAGARHGPSLMPGGAAAAWPTIRPMLQAIAATVDGEPCCQWLGDGGAGHYVKMVHNGIEYGDMQLIAEVCHLMQHALGMSHAAMAETFAEWNAGRLESYLIEITSHILRQRDSDGSPLVDHILDRAGQKGTGVWTAQDALDRAVPLTLIGEAVQARMLSARKAERVAAAALLGSPPARLPETVRAASLAALHDALYAAKLVSYTQGFMLLQAAAEGEGWVLPYGDIAQLWRAGCIIRSRFLADIKTSFARQPVPPSLLQDPFFVAEIKAVEAGWRQAVMLAVGSGVAAPALASALAFYDGYRCANGSANILQAQRDLFGAHAYQRTDRDGSENFHTRWQGDGGEEKLP